AGCACTGCACGTGCAGGTCCTCCGGCTATAACTCCGGTACCTTCCTGAGCAGGTAATAATAAAACTTTGCCGCGTCCAAACTTTCCTAATACCTCGTGTGGAATAGTTGTTCCAACAATAGGTACATCTATCAAATTTCTTTTTGCTTTTTGTACGGCTTTCTTTATTGCGTCTGGAATTTCAGCAGCTTTACCCATTCCGGCGCCAACATGTCCGTTCTCGTCTCCAACAACCACCAAAGCAGTGAACCTGAAGTTACGGCCTCCTTTGACAACCTTTGCGACACGATTTACAGCAACTAATT
The sequence above is drawn from the Eubacteriales bacterium genome and encodes:
- the rpsE gene encoding 30S ribosomal protein S5 is translated as MQHIDENANELKEKLVAVNRVAKVVKGGRNFRFTALVVVGDENGHVGAGMGKAAEIPDAIKKAVQKAKRNLIDVPIVGTTIPHEVLGKFGRGKVLLLPAQEGTGVIAGGPARAVLEMAGVKDIKTKSYGTNTPVNCVKATIEGLRELKTAEKVARLRGVSVDQLR